Sequence from the Marinobacter gudaonensis genome:
AATGCCCTTGGGCACGGCATCCACCGCAAGCTTGACCGAGTCCTTGAGCAACTGCCAGGTGCCCACGAAGATCACGGCGGCAATCACCAGGCTGACCACCGGATCAATCCAGGTGATGCCGGTGGACATCAGGATAATACCGGAAATCACCACCCCCACGGAGACCGCGGTATCCGCCGCCATGTGCAGGAAAGCCCCTCGAATGTTGATGTCGCCTTTCTGCCCCTTGATGAACAGGAGCATGGTAGCGCCGTTGATGACAACGCCGATACCGGCAACAACGATCACCGTCAGGCCCGCCACGTCCGCCGGATTGCTCAGCCGCTGGATGGCCTCCCAGGTAATGCCGCCCACGGCGGCAATCAGGAACAGGGCGTTGAACAGCGCGGCGAGGATGGTGGTTTTCTTGAGCCCGTAGGTCCGGCTGTAGGTCGCCGCCTTGCTGGCGAGCCAGCTTGCCAGCCACGCCATGATCAGCCCCATTACGTCACTCAGGTTGTGGCCGGCATCCGCCACCAGGGCCAGTGATCCGGACAGTACACCGTAAACCGCTTCAATCACCACGAACAGGGTGTTGAGAACAACCGCGAGGGCGAACGAGCGGTTGTGGGTATCGAAATGATGGCGGTGGTCGTGATTGTGGTCGTGCATGGTTACCCCGTGGAAAATCAGCGATGGCAACGTTTTAAACCCTGTAGTAACTATAGGGTCAAATGGAAGCGGTCGTCGAAGGGGGCGTCGGTTTGGAGGGATGGTACCCCCGGCAGGACTCGAACCTGCTACCTTCCCCTTAGGAGGGGGACGCTCTATCCAGATGAGCTACGGGGGCAAAACCGCGAGAAGGGCGGTATGATAGCGGTCTGAACCGTGGGGCTCAAGGTTCATCCCTGTTTCGGTGACTTTCCCGGAGTGTGTTTTGTCCGAAGCTTTCTCGTTAAGTGTGATCGTGCCGGTGTGGATGGAAGCCGCCTCCGTGGTGGACACGCTTGAGGCCCTGGCGCCCGTCCGTGCCCGGGGCCATGAGGTGATTGTGGTGGATGCCGGCAGCTGCGACGGTACCGCCGAACGTGCCCGGCCCCTCTGCGATCGGCTGCTTCAGTCCGATAAGGGCCGGGCGGTGCAAATGAACGCCGGTGCGGCTGTGGCGAGGGGCGATCTTCTGCTGTTCCTGCATGCGGACACGCGCCTGCCCCCCAGTGCCCTGGAGCAATTGACGGCCTTCTTTGAATCCCGCCGGGCCTGGGGCCGGTTCGATGTGCGGCTGAGTGGCACGCGGCCGTTATTTCGGGTGATTGCCTGGTTCATGAACCAACGCTCCCGCCTGACCGGAATCTGCACCGGCGATCAGGCCCTGTTCGTGCGTCGTGATGTGTTCGAGGCACTGGCCGGTTTTGCGGCGCTGCAGCTGATGGAGGATGTGGAGTTCTCCCGCCGTCTGTGCCTGGTGTCGCGGCCTTTCTGTATCCGCGAGCCCGTGGTTACCGACAGTCGTCGCTGGCAGAAACACGGAGCCTGGCGTACGATTTTTCTCATGTGGCGTCTGCGCTGGCGTTACTGGCGTGGCGAGTCGCCGGAGAGTCTGGCCCAAGTCTATCGATCGGATGTTCGTCATGCCCCAGAGTAGTCCCTGTTCGGCGGTGTTCCTCCAGTTTGCCAAATGGCCGGAAGCGGGCCGGGTCAAGACCCGGCTGATGCCGGAGCTTGGTGCCGCTGGCGCTCTTGAGGCCCATGTTCAGCTGACCCTGGCGGTCCTGGATAATCTGTGCACCACGGGGTATCCGGTGGAAGTATGGTGGGACAGGGAGCCCGGAAGTGAGCCCGGCGAACGGAGTGAGGCGCTGCCGATTCTCGAAGAGATTGAGGGGGCGGGCCTGGCCCAGGGCGTCCAGCAGGGCGGCGATCTTGGCGCGCGTATGTACAACGGCCTGAGCGAAGCGCTCTCAGAATGTGACCGCGCTGTGATCGTGGGCAGTGACTGTCCGTCGGTGGATCCGGACTACGCCCGCAAGGCCATAGCCTGCCTGGCGGATCACGATGTGGTGCTGGGTCCCTCGGACGATGGCGGTTATGTGCTGATTGGCGCCTCCCGCGTGATTGCGGGGATGCTTGAAGGCATCGAATGGGGCACTCCGAAGGTGCTTGAGCAAACTTCCGAGCGCCTGGATAAAGCGGGGCTCAGCTACTGTTTGCTTGAGCCCCGCTGGGATGTGGATGAACCCGAGGACTGGCAACGATTCCTCGGGATGGGCGTTGCCGGTTAGCCCGCCGGTACCGGTGGCAGCTCCAACAGCTGGCTCAGGGCCTTGTCTTCGTTCAGGCCTTCGCCCCCGGTCACCACCCGCAGTGCCTGAAGTCTTGCCTGCACAGCCTCCCGGAAGGTGGTCAGGAGTTCCTGGCGGCCCACCTGCCGAACAGCATCCGCCAGTTGTGCGCGCGAGTTGAACCCGGTTTCGCCGCGGTCGATCTCCTGCCAGTAGCGGTTGGAAATTTCCCCGAGTTGTCGATCTTTCTCCAGCAGGCTGCTGATCACGGCCTGTTTCTCCCGCGCCAGCCCCGCGTCTGTCATTGCCGTCAGGCTTTGCTCAAACTCGGCGGCGAAGGCCTGCACGGCCTGGTCGATCTCCTCTGGCGAGGCCGAGGGTGACTGGACCACGAAGCCCAGGGCCGGGGTTTCCAGCATTTCGAACGGCGTTGCGTACACGATGTAGCCCAGCTGCCGGTTGGTGCGGATGGCCTCGTAGAAGGGACTGCTGATGATCTGTGCCAGCAACCGGAAACGGGCCCGTTCCCGGAAGCTGGTGTTATCACCCTGCATATACAGCGTGTACCCGGTGTCCGGATGGTCAACGGTGAGGGAGACCCGGGTTTCGCGCTCCGGCAGTTGGCGCACCCGGCTGCGCTCCACGGTGATCAGCTCGCTGTCGCGCAGCACAAGGGCGTTAACCTGGCGGGCCAGGTTCAGGGCAGACGCGCGGGTAAGATTGCCGTGGGCCAGCATCACCGGATCCACCTGGGACAACACTTCCTCGGAGAACGACACCAGCTCATCGAAGGTGACATGCTGCGCCGCCTGCAGTTTGTCGTCAGTATTCCAGACGCCTTCGATCAGGGCGCTCTGGATAAACTCGGAGGTCTGTTCCACCGGCCGGTCTTTGGCCTTGTTCTGAAGGCTGTCGATCAGATTCTGCCGGGCAATCCGGAACCGTTGCTCGGTCAGCTCCGGCTTGGCCAGCTGCAGGAGGATGCGGTTCATCAACGTGTGCAGTTTGTCGTTGTAGCCGCCTACGCGCACGGTGATGCCCCGCAGATGCGGGTAAACGCTGTAATCCAGCCCGGCCAGGCTGGCGGAATAGGCCCAGGCGTTGAGGTTGGCGTTGATACTGTCTACCAGCAACTGGGTAAGCACGTAGCTTCTGGCCGATGCTCTGGTGGCCGGGCTTCGAAGGCCAACAAACACGTTTGCCTTCGGGGTTTCAAACCGGGTATCTCTGGCAAACCACACGTCCATGCCTTCTATCGAACCGAGTTTGGCCGGCTTATCCATGGTGGCGCCAGCCACCATTTCCAGGTCTTCAGGAACAAACGGGTTGGGTTCGGGCAGGCGAAGCTGCTCTGCGAGTGCAGGCAGGCTCTGGGTTGTCAGGGCCTGGCTGTCCAGCTGCTCGATGGACCAGGCCGCCTCGTACCACTGGGTGCGGTTGGGATTGTCCAGGCCGGGTTCCGGGGCCAGGACAAACGCCAGCAGGTTGGATGGCACCAGCCGGTCCAGGATTTCCCGATACTGCTCAGGCGCATAGCGCTCCAGCAGCCAGGGGGCGCGCAGGATATCTTCGGGCGGGTACTCCTGCAGGTAACTGGAGAGGCGCGTTACCTCGCTGATCGGGCTGCCTTCCTCGCGAAAGCGGAAATCGAGGCGGGCCAGGTTCTGCATTTCCCGGAAACGCTGCTCGCTGATGCCTTTGGTCCGGATCTTTTCAATGTAATCGAACACCAGGGGCAGAAGGGCGTCCTGGCGCTCGAGACCCTCCGGTGTCAGGGCAATGTTGATCTCCAGAGTGGCGTTTTCGCCGGTATCCATGCCCAGGCCCGCAGACAGGCTGTCGGCAAGGCCGGCGCGCTTGAGCACGTCGAACAGGCTGCCCGGTCCTTCATGCCCCAGCAGGTTGGCCACGTAGCTGGCGGGCTTGGTCCGGTACTTGTCCTGCTGGGACGGAATCGGGAAGGTCAGGGTCAGGCTGCGCACATCCTTCAGCGCCTCTACCGTCACCTTGGCAGGCAGGTCTTCGCTTTGATACAGAGCCGGGCGGTGACGTTTGGCCTCCAGGTTGCGGTTTTCGATGGCGTCAAAGCGACTCCGAACCATGGCCTCCAGTTGATCCAGTGATTGCGGGCCGTACACCGCCAGCGTCATCAGGTTAGAGGAATAATGCTGCTTCCAGAACTCGATCAGGTCCGGGCGCAGCGGGTTGTCCTCGGTGTTTTCAAGCGTGCTCAGGTTTCCTACCGCAAACTGGTTGAAGGCGTGGTCGGGATTGCTGACGGCTTTCTTGACTGAGTAGAAGCGCCGGCCATCGTCCTTCTGCTTCGAACTAAATTCCGAGTGCACCGCATTGCGTTCCCGGTCCACCAGTTCGGCAGTGAACAGCGGCGCGGCGAACTGCTGGGCAAAGCGATCCAGAGCGGGCTCAAGAAACTCGGCCTGGATGTCGAAGAAGTAATTGGTGTCCTGGAAAGCCGTGAAGGCGTTGTGCTGTCCGCCGTGGCTCTTGATGAACTGCTGGTACTCGCCCGGGTCCGGGTATTTTTCGGTGCCCAGGAACAGCATGTGTTCGAGAAAATGGGAGAGCCCCTCGCGGTCCTTGGGGTCGTCACCGCTGCCCACCGCTACGTTCATGGAGGCCGCTGCCTTGTCGGCATCACTGTCCGACACCAGGATCACCCGCAGTTCATTCTGCAGTTCAATAAACCGGTACTGGTTGTCGTCGTTTGGACTCTTTTCCGGCACCGTGGCCGCCAGGGCGGAACCGCCGGCGAACAGGAAAAGGAGCAGGGTTGCCAGGCGTATTGCCGGCTGCAGCATGGTCACTCTGGAAGCGTTGCGGTTGCTCATAGGCTCTCTCGGGTCCTCGGAAACGGTTTGACGATCAGTGCATCAGCGCGTTACGGGTGCTTTCCGGCTGCTGGTCAAGTGTTTTACGGGCGAGGTCGGCGGCTTTCTCACCATCCAGCTGGCCGGAGGCAATGCGCTCCAGCACCGTTGCCATGATGGCCACCGATTGCCGATAGTCTGAAAATTCCGCCTGGAAAGCCTGATCGATGGCCTCGTACACCGCCTGAATCTTCTCTTCACGGCTCCCGGCGGTCTCCGCGGTGTCGTTGATTGCCCTCAGGCAGGCTCTGGCGATGGAAATATAACGTTCGGCGTTGGGATTGTCGTTTTGCATGGCTGGTCGTCCGGAATCTGTTCAGGGGTCGAAAAAGAGAGAGGCCCAAAGGCCTGATAAGTTCCCGATTATGTCATTGCTGGCGGGGTGTTTCATTGCCTTGTGGTAATTGTTTGCCGGGGCAGGCACGGGTGGATTCCTGTGCTAGTCTCAAACACATTGTGTCGGCGAACCGGACAGGCGCCCAGGCTGCGCAGGTGCGGAATTTAGAGTAACGGCTCTAATAAAAACAAGGGCTTACAGAGTAAAAACTCTAAAAAAGTTCGGTACATGAGGGTTGCAATTAAGTACAATGCCGGCGTTTCCGGATCGATATACGACTTTAGTCGTAGCGAGTCGAGCGATCCGGCATGGATAGACAACAACTGAGCAACAGGCAGGGTGGAAGATCGATGAATTATTTCCTGACGGGTGGCACCGGATTTATTGGCCGGTTTCTGGTAGAAAAACTGCTCGCACGGGGTGGCACGGTTTACGTGCTGGTGCGTGAACAGTCGCAAGAAAAGCTGGACAAGCTTCGTGAGCGCTGGGGTGCAGACGACACTCAGGTAAAAGCCGTGATTGGCGACCTTACCAGCAAAAACCTGGGTATCGACGCCAAGACTCTCAAGTCGCTCAAGGGAAACATCGACCTTTTTTTCCACCTGGCGGCTGTCTACGATATGGGCGCCGACGAGGAGGCGCAGCAGGCGACCAACATCGAGGGTACCCGTGCCGCCGTGAACGCCGCCGAGGCCATGGGCGCCAAGCACTTCCATCACGTGTCATCCATCGCGGCAGCCGGACTGTTCAAGGGCACTTTCCGCGAGGACATGTTCGAGGAA
This genomic interval carries:
- a CDS encoding insulinase family protein, with amino-acid sequence MLQPAIRLATLLLFLFAGGSALAATVPEKSPNDDNQYRFIELQNELRVILVSDSDADKAAASMNVAVGSGDDPKDREGLSHFLEHMLFLGTEKYPDPGEYQQFIKSHGGQHNAFTAFQDTNYFFDIQAEFLEPALDRFAQQFAAPLFTAELVDRERNAVHSEFSSKQKDDGRRFYSVKKAVSNPDHAFNQFAVGNLSTLENTEDNPLRPDLIEFWKQHYSSNLMTLAVYGPQSLDQLEAMVRSRFDAIENRNLEAKRHRPALYQSEDLPAKVTVEALKDVRSLTLTFPIPSQQDKYRTKPASYVANLLGHEGPGSLFDVLKRAGLADSLSAGLGMDTGENATLEINIALTPEGLERQDALLPLVFDYIEKIRTKGISEQRFREMQNLARLDFRFREEGSPISEVTRLSSYLQEYPPEDILRAPWLLERYAPEQYREILDRLVPSNLLAFVLAPEPGLDNPNRTQWYEAAWSIEQLDSQALTTQSLPALAEQLRLPEPNPFVPEDLEMVAGATMDKPAKLGSIEGMDVWFARDTRFETPKANVFVGLRSPATRASARSYVLTQLLVDSINANLNAWAYSASLAGLDYSVYPHLRGITVRVGGYNDKLHTLMNRILLQLAKPELTEQRFRIARQNLIDSLQNKAKDRPVEQTSEFIQSALIEGVWNTDDKLQAAQHVTFDELVSFSEEVLSQVDPVMLAHGNLTRASALNLARQVNALVLRDSELITVERSRVRQLPERETRVSLTVDHPDTGYTLYMQGDNTSFRERARFRLLAQIISSPFYEAIRTNRQLGYIVYATPFEMLETPALGFVVQSPSASPEEIDQAVQAFAAEFEQSLTAMTDAGLAREKQAVISSLLEKDRQLGEISNRYWQEIDRGETGFNSRAQLADAVRQVGRQELLTTFREAVQARLQALRVVTGGEGLNEDKALSQLLELPPVPAG
- a CDS encoding TIGR04282 family arsenosugar biosynthesis glycosyltransferase, which codes for MPQSSPCSAVFLQFAKWPEAGRVKTRLMPELGAAGALEAHVQLTLAVLDNLCTTGYPVEVWWDREPGSEPGERSEALPILEEIEGAGLAQGVQQGGDLGARMYNGLSEALSECDRAVIVGSDCPSVDPDYARKAIACLADHDVVLGPSDDGGYVLIGASRVIAGMLEGIEWGTPKVLEQTSERLDKAGLSYCLLEPRWDVDEPEDWQRFLGMGVAG
- a CDS encoding cation diffusion facilitator family transporter; translation: MHDHNHDHRHHFDTHNRSFALAVVLNTLFVVIEAVYGVLSGSLALVADAGHNLSDVMGLIMAWLASWLASKAATYSRTYGLKKTTILAALFNALFLIAAVGGITWEAIQRLSNPADVAGLTVIVVAGIGVVINGATMLLFIKGQKGDINIRGAFLHMAADTAVSVGVVISGIILMSTGITWIDPVVSLVIAAVIFVGTWQLLKDSVKLAVDAVPKGIDPATVQERLENLPGIQSVHHLHIWPLSTTEAALTVHLVKPDPADDDQVLETASAMLRQEFDIDHTTIQWERNGSGCPSGTHC
- a CDS encoding TIGR04283 family arsenosugar biosynthesis glycosyltransferase; amino-acid sequence: MSEAFSLSVIVPVWMEAASVVDTLEALAPVRARGHEVIVVDAGSCDGTAERARPLCDRLLQSDKGRAVQMNAGAAVARGDLLLFLHADTRLPPSALEQLTAFFESRRAWGRFDVRLSGTRPLFRVIAWFMNQRSRLTGICTGDQALFVRRDVFEALAGFAALQLMEDVEFSRRLCLVSRPFCIREPVVTDSRRWQKHGAWRTIFLMWRLRWRYWRGESPESLAQVYRSDVRHAPE